Below is a genomic region from Methanolobus sediminis.
ATGAGCAAAGCAAACCAATTCTTAAATGAGGATGCAGTATCCCCGGTCATCGGTGTTATCCTGATGGTCGCAATCACTGTAATCCTTGCTGCAGTTATTGCAGCATTCGTATTCGGCATGGGACCACCAGAACAGGCACCACAGGCAAGTATTAGAGCAAGTGCAACTGAAGTAACGGTAGGAGCTAATGATTATTCAATCGTTCAGCTTGAACATCAGGGCGGAGACGAAGTTACACTTACAACATCAGCTACCAAGTTTAGTGTTGGTGGAACAGGAGCAATATATGGCGACGTGCAGGACTACTTCACTGCAGGAGACCGTCTCTACATTGGGACATATGGTAACGGCACTTATACAGTTGCAAACACAACAGCTGGTACAAACGCTGCCGCAAACATTGGCAATTCAACCGAGACTGTTGATATAACCATCATTGATGTCGGAAGCCAGCAGATGATTGCTGACCTGAGCGTCAGGTTCTAAACACAAACTTAATGACGCATCTTGCGTCATCTTTTTTATTTTTTGATTTTGCAACCATATATAGATAATTATATATACTTTCTAAATCACACGTCATTGTAAATAATTATATTCAGGATGTGGTATGTTGGACTATGAATCATCATTAAAGAATTCATGGAATGTGGTTAAAGAAAACATTGTTACATTTATTGTTGGTCTTTTGATAACTGTAATTGGATCTGTTTTTATTGTTACTATGGCACCTCTGTTTTATGGATTTACCTCGATGGCTGTAAAGGGTGCAAGAGGAGGAGCAATAGAAATTGGCGATGTCTTTGAAGGATTCAAAAAGGATAATATAATCAGAAGCTGGACATTTATGATCATATATCTGGTTATTGCAGGAGTGCTTGGAGAGATAGCATCAATACTCAGCACCATAGTAGGAATACTCTTCATGTTTTCAATGCCATTGCTTGCTATAAAAGGGACAAACAGTGGAATTGAAGCAATTACAGAAAGTGTCGAAATTGTGAAAGCTGCCCCGGTAGAAAGTATTATTGTTTATGTTATAACGCTCGTACTCAACGTGATCGGCATTTTACTTCTTGGAATAGGAGTACTTATTACTGCACCTATAAGCGCAGTATTCCTGGTTTATGCAACCTTAGAGATGGCAGAGTAATATAGTAATTAAAAATAGTATGATCAAAATTGATCAAATAAAATAAGTTGTAGTAAAATACTACAACATATTCTTTTTTATACGGATATACAAAAAATAGTTATATTCCGTATATCTCAGAACCTTTCTTAACTTTCTCGATATCCCTTTCTATTACAGAAAGTCTGTTCTTATCAACTTTCATACCTGCAAGGCTTTCGATGAACCAGATAGATTTTACATGGTCATCGGGAGTGAGCTTCCAGTCAGGTTTCTCCATATAGAAATCGATACCTTCGGCATAATGAAGAAGCTCCATCCTTACTTTCTCAGTGATCCAGCCAAGCTCTTCATAATACGACAATATATCAGGAAGGTTGTTGCGACCAACAAGTTCCATCAAAAACTCAAGCCACTCCATACAGAGCTTCATGTTACTGGAATTTTTAACGATATTGGAAAGGTGAACATTCTGTCCGAATCCCTTATAACTTCTTGCACCAAGTTTCTTTAATTCACTTTCCATATATTCTGTGAGTGAATCGATCTTTTCCAGAACAGCAGTATTTTTCTGCTCGGATTCTTCCCTGAATTCCTGGAACTCTGAAGATACCTTTCCAAGATTATCAACCATTGATGATATCGAACGTGAAAATTCTTTTGATGTAGATCTTGATTCTTCCTGCATCTTTTCGATAAGCTCAACTCTTGGTCCAAATGAATCGATCTTAGATGACAATTCAGTCAGGATCGCAAATTTTGATTCGTTCTCCTGCAATGACTCATGCAACTGAGCAAGAAGGGCCATATAAGAACCAACAAGTTCAGATATGTTCTCTTCTATTTGTGACATATTAGTTTTCATTGAAGCAGTATCAGAATTCAACATACCGATTGAAGAATCAAATTCAGAAATCCTGGTTTCAACCTGTGAAACTTTACCGTCAACAAGATCAAAACGGGAATTGGTTTGGGAGAGAATATTTTCACTTGAATTTACAGCGGAAGCTACAGATTCAGTAATCTCTGAGATTCGGTTTGAAAAATCTTCAACTTCAGAATGCATAGAGGAGAATTGAAGGTTCATATCATTCAGACTCGTTTTCAGTCCACCAAGGTCACCTTCAAGATTTTCAAACTTCTTATCAGTAGTTGACTTTATCTCCTTCAACTCTTTGGTGAACACCTTTTTTGAGAGTTCCATACCTGATGTGGAAGACGTCTTTTCCTGTACACTCATACTTTCAGACACATCTGAAACTTCATTTTCAATACAAGCTTCAACTTCAGGTTCTGTTTCTTCAGATAATGAATCTTGATTATGTTCCAATATAAATCGCTTATCAGATTTTGGCATATTATCAGGAAAAGAAGCCATTGTAAATGCACCAATTGAATCATCATTACCAAAATCATCACTATCAAGTAGATATTCCTCTTTCATTTCCATAATTGGATTCTCAATAGGAGTTACCTGGCGTATAGAACTAACTGTCCCATCATCTTTATTTTCTATGAAAGGATCCACGGATACTTTGGCATTTTCCTCAACAACCTTTTCGTTCTCAGCAAAAGGAGAAGAGAACGGACTAGAATCAACATTATTTTCCGAGGATTCAAAGGGATTAGCATCAAATGGGGAAGCACTCGAAGTAATTTCCGGTTTTGATTCGGCAGTGTCTCTTAAAGACTCTGCAATATCCACTTCCCCCCGCATGTCTTCCATCCGCTCAATAAGACTTTTGCCTTTAGTCAGATTTTTGAGGAAACCTCTTGTGATGCCAGAGATGCCTTCCAGGTTTTTCTTAAATGAACCCATATCAATTGGCAATTTAACAGGAAGCTTTTGTGAAGGTGTATTCTTTTCAAATGACCCTGCATCAGAAGCAACTTGATCACCAAATGGATTTTGAGACTGAAAAACTCCAGGAGTTGGTTCAAAAGGATTGGATGCTACCGGGCTGCCGGCTGAAGCAAAAGGATCAGCTGGAGGAACAGCACCAGGACTAGATGCGAAGGGATTAGATTCTACCGGACCACCAGCGGAAGAAAAAAGATTGCCAGGTGGAACATCCCTAGAAGTGGACTCAAAGGGATTGGATTCTACAGGGACACCTGCAGGAGCAAAAGGATCAGCAGATGGAACATTGACAGGAGTGGATTCAAAGGGATTGAATTCTACAGAACCAGCAGAGGGAAAGTGATCAGGCTTTGGAAACAGTGGAGTCTGTACCTGTGAAGCAAATGATTGGGACTGATTTGATTCAGGAACAAAAGGTAAGGATTCCCCTATTTCAGGAGAAGATAGTCCGGATGGTTCGTCTGAGTTGATAAAAGGTTCAAATAATGGAGGAGGTGATCTTTTCTTTGCAGGAATTTCCATAACAGGCGAGGATCCAGATGATTGGTCCAAAGGTGAGACTATATCTAACTCATCTGTATTTGGTGGTGAGTTCATAAATGGCGGCATCTCCAGGGGAGCTTCTTTTTCCTCTGAAAAAGGAGCATTTGGAGGAGTGCTACCTAATACCGAAAGGTCAGGAAGATCACCAAATGAAGGAAAAGCTGTTTGTAGTGCCCCTGCCTTTGTTGAGGATGGATTTTCCTCAGATACCTCTATTTTTGCCTCTTCCATTGGTATGTCGGCAAAAGCATTTGCCAGTATGTCGGGAATCGGTGGTGCAGATTTCTTTTTTTCGCCGGATGCGTTCACAGAAGATTGCTCATCTTCAACAGAAGACATAATCTCTGCTATCTTTTTATTCTCCCATGGAAGTTCACTCATAAAAACCAACTGATAAGAAGTATTGATATTATTATAATTACGGGATTATTATATGCAGGATATTTATATAAGAGTTACTCTTGGCTAAAAAAGAAAAGTTCGAGATATTTTAAAACATTACAAATGATAATGAAAATATCATAAGAAATTCAACGTAAACTGATGCTAAAAAGAGTTTAGGCGCACGGGAATAATTGAGGGAATGGACGAGAGATAAAGGATGAAATTTGTGCTAAAAATTCACTTTGCTGTGAGTTTGTGCGCCTAAGTGTGCATTGTTAACAATAGTATATAAGTATTTTGCACTACTTCCAAAAATGAACACAATTATGATGGCATGATGAAATCACTAAGCTGTTAATCAATAATAATAAAAATATAGTAATTAAAAGTAAAATATGTAAAAATATATTTGTGCAAAAGGCGCACAAATAAACGCAAAAGTGCAATCATCCTACATAGTATAACTACTCGTTACCAATCCTGGATATACGGGCATTTTCTACAGAAGCATCCACAAGATTTTCTATAGGAATCTTAGCTTCCTCAACAATCATTGAATCCATTGCTGCTTTCACTTCAGGATGTACAGGTACAGCTCCACATCCACCTGCTTCGCGAATAGAGATGTCATAAGTCCCTATTTTTCTGGCGATGTCAATTATCTCATTCTTATCAAAAGCTATCAATGGATGATACAGAGGGACACAAAGTCCGTAAAGTTCGGCATACATATTGGAAGTCGTCTGCGAGGCAACCTGACCTATAGATGACCCGGTAATAATTCCTGCTGCATCTTCCTTTTTCATGATCTTCAAGGCAATCCTGTACATTGTACGTTTACACAACAGACATGTCTTGTTCTTGGAACAATTATCTATGAAAGACTGAAGATTCGCACCATGAGGGACTTCATATACCTTGAACGGATGACCAGGGCACCATTCCTGAAGAGCTTTGAGACAATCCATTGTACGGTTATGTGCACGATCGTCATTGAAAGGAGTGTTATTACAGTAAACCGGAATTACCTCGATCCCACGTTTCATCATCAGCCATGTAGCCACAGGTGAATCGATACCACCAGATACAAGTGAGATCATCTTTCCCTGGGTACCCAGTGGCAGACCCCCGACACCTTCCACAGTCTCTGTGAATACATAAGACTTGCTCTGACGCATTTCCACAAATATTTCCCTGTCCGGATTTGTGAGATCAACGGAAGGCGTGAATCCTTTTGATTCAAGCATCTGCCAGACAGCATCCCCACATTTCATCCCAATATCACGTGATGAGAATGAGTGATTGCCTGTGCGTCTTGACCTTATTGCAAAGGACTGCCCTTCTGAGATATAACCGTCGGCAATCTCTGCACATAAAATCCCTGCTGCTTTTATGGTAGCATCAGTTACCTGCGCAAATGATGTGGAAACAACTCCGAAAACATCTGCTGCTGCTTTTGCAGCCATTACATCATCACTTTTAACGAATATCCTGCCCCATTCACGGGTAATACCGGAATAAGGAATGCCACGATGATCCAGCATCGCAGATATGTTCCTTACAAGGGTTTTCTCATACCAGTTACGAACACCTGTGCTCTTTAATGCAAGTTCGCCATATCTTACAATGATAATGTTTTCCATTGGTAAGCAATCAACTTAAGACTATTAAAGGTAATCGGAAACGGCAATTATTGAATACATCTTATGAATATGATATTTCTTAATTATTCCTTGACGCTAAAGTCAGAATAAGTTGAAGAATAAGATGACCAGGAAACAATAACATCATCGACTGCTACAGTATCTGATTTATCAAATGTCTTGTTCATTTCCATATACCCTATCAGTGCCTGTATAGAAGATTTTTCCCCCTCTACAACTACCTTGTACAGGCCATCAGATATATCCTGAGAATAACCTTTTAAAGATCGTTGGCTGGCAATTTTGGATGCATATTCATGAAAATCACCTTTTGGGCTTCTGAGCTTTACCAGAATCGTTGCAGCGGATAAGTTTTCAGAGTTTGTCTCATCTGACATGAAGACAGATACGAGTAGTAAGAATATAATATTTTTGAACAGGAAAATCTAAGGAAATAAAACAAAAAAGATGAAATGAAGAAAATAGAGAAATCTAGCGCTTTATTGAGAAATCAGTACACTCGCCTGCAGGTTCTGACCACTCAACACTAACATCCTCCACATTTGCAAGAGCCGGACCTATGTGAAGAAAATCAATTAGTTTCTGAATAGAGGTTGTTTTACCTTCTGCAAAGACCTCAACCCTTCCATCAGGCAGGTTCCTGGCAAACCCGACAAGCCCGAGTTTTTGTGCGTTGTCCACAGTGAACCTGCGGAAATAAACTCCCTGAACTCTTCCCGTAACAACTATTATTGCAGAGGAAATATCCTCTGCGTTGGACAAGTTATCCTGCATACACTTTAATTTGCAGAACGGCCTTATAAGAATTTTGGCCTCTGTGAAAGCATCTTTGAAAGGCAAAGGCCCTTGTATGGCATGCCTTCAGTTTCTGCGGCAATCCTTGCATTGAGCTCTTCTAGAGTCATTTCAACCTTCATCGGCTTCTTTGGCTCTGATTCTGCACGAATGGTCACATTAACAGTTCCGCTCTCAACTTCGCTGTCACCGACAACAACAACGTATGGGATCCATTCGCGGCCTGCCTCACGTATCTTCTTACCGACTGTATCTTCTCTGTCATCGATATCAACACGGCAGTTAAGTTTATCGGCAACCTGCATGGCATAATCCATATGTTTGTCAGCTATTGGGAGAACTCTTACCTGAGTTGGGGAGAGCCAGAGTGGAAGCATTGGAACTCCACCTTCTTCAGCCTTCATAGCCTCTTTCTCAAGAAGACCATAGATACAGCGCTCTATTGCACCGCTTGGTGAGCAGTGAAGAATTACCGGCCTGTTGGCACTTCCATCTGAGTCGATGTAATTAATGTCATACCTTTCAGCATTCTCAACATCTATCTGTACGGTTGAGAGTGCACTTGCCTTTGCAAGAGCATCAACGAAGTTGAACTCGAACTTAAGCACGAAATAGAAGAAACGGGTGTCCCACATCTCAACAAGTACCGGTTTGTCCACGGTCTTTGCGAGTTGTGTGATGAAATCCTTGTTCTCATTATAGAAATCCCTGGTAAACCTGATAGCAACCTCGAAGTCATCTACCTTGATGCCTATCTTGTCAAGTACAGCGATACACATGTTGTACTGCTTGCCGAACTGGTCTATTGCACCTTCCATATCGGCACAAAGACTGTGCATATCTGGCATTGTGAAAGCCCTGAGCCTTCTAAGACCTACGAGTTCACCACGCTGTTCCTTCCTGAAACTGTACCTGGTCATCTCGACCATCTTAAGTGGCAGGTTCTTGTAGGAAATGGTCATGTCGTGGTTCATAAGGAACTGACCGAAACATGCGGCGAATCTCAAAAACATCTGCCTCTTGTCAGATTCAATTGAATACTGACGTGCAGGGAACCTGTCAAGATATTTCTTCAGGGTTGGGTGATTCATATCGTACATCAGAGGTGTTTCTACCTCCATTGCACCAACCTTTGAAGTTTCTTCGAGTACATAGTTCTCAAGGAGTGATTTCATAAGGCGTCCTTTTGGATAGTAACGCATGTTACCGGAATCTGACCCTGGCTCATAGTCTGCCAGTTCCAGCCTGCGCATGAGCTCTACGTGTGGTGGAGCCTTTTCAACAGCCCTCTTCTTGGAAATCTCATAGTCCACAAACTTTCCAAGATTATCATGACCTGTGAAATCAAAGGTTGCTGCATCATGAAGCCCACCATCTGGTGTGAGGACATGCCAGTAAGATTTGGCAGTGCTTTCTGCTTTGAGTGCTTCAGAGACAACTTCCTCCTTTACCACTTCACCGCAGGCTGAAGACTCTGCACCAGTTGATTCATCTGGAACAATAGAACGTGACAGCTCGGAAAGTGGATGTCCTTTACAGCTGATCTTGAATGCCTTGTACCAGCCAAATGGTGCCCTCTTTACAGTATAATCATCTGAAAGTGCAGCTTCGATACCTTTAAGAACCGCAACGCCTGCTTTTGGAGAAGAAAGGTCTGAACTGAGATGAGCATACGGGTAAACCATAATATTCTCAGCCTTCACCTGTGTAGCTACACTCTTAATCTCTTCCACAGCTTTGGAGATGGCACCTTCCACATTTGCCTCGTCGACCTTTTCAACTGCTATGAAAGCTGTAAGAGCCTCCTCAAGTCTTCCCTGTTTAAAGGAATCTTCGATTTTTTCAGCAACAGGAGTGCTCTTTTTCACTTCATATTCAATATAATCAGAATGAATGAGTAATAACTGCATAAAATCACCTTTAAGATTCTGCTACCTTATTAGACCAATCCTTATTAACCTTTTTCAATTCATGAAAAAACAGAAACAAGGAAGTATCAAAATCCTATTCATTTACGCCTTTGGATTCAGCATCATCCTTGCAGATTGACATGTTCATCTGTGAGCAGATAGCAGTATTGTCATTTACATACACCCGGTATGCTGCAATGACTGCACCAAGTACTATAGGAGCCAGGAAGAAACCTGCAACGCCTCCTACAAAACCACCACCCAGGAAAGCCAGAAGAATAAGGAAAGGATGGATCTGGGATTTTATACTTGCAAGATATGGACGCAGGACAAGTTCTGGTGGTGCATAAATCACAATGGATGAAACAATAAAGAACACGGCAGCACTTTCAAGTCCCTGTTGCATATATCGATAAACAGATAGCATAAGTAGAACCATATAACCCGCAAACATCGGAATTACCGATGCCACGAATATAAGCGCTGAAAGCGCCAGTATATGAGTTAAACCAAATGCATAGAACACAATCAAAGACAGGACACTGACAATTAATGCTGCTGAAGCGTTTCCTACAAAAATTCCCTGCAGTATCACATCAAGATGCAACGCAAAACATTCAAAATCTTGTTCATGTCTGGAAGGAACTACCTTATATACGGCCCTGTAGAGTCCATCGCCATCTGCCAGCAGGAAATAGCACAGGAATATGGCCAGGAAAAGATTGATACTGAACATCATCAGGTTACGGGCATAGGAAATGAGTCCTATTCTACCAAGTAATGGAAGGATAGATGTGGAGAGGTCCCACACCATTTGCTGCACATCATTACTATATCTGGCGGGGATATCGATGGATCTTAAAATGTCAAGACTTGTGTTCATTACATAAGACTGGTTCTCAAATACCCATACGATCTGGCGAAATATCTCCACCATACCGGATCCAATAATGAATATTACAGGAACGACGATACATAGTGTTGCTATGAGAGCACCTACCCGTCTGAAACGTCTGAGTTTCATGAAGATCGGACGTGCTATATAGGCAAATACAAGACCAAGCACAATACCATCGGCAAGAGGAAATAGTATATAGCAAAACAGGAGAAAAAGAAGCAAAACTACTACGAAGGAAGCTATTTTCCATTTTGCAGCAATAATACGGGAAATTCCATCTTCGTTATTAACCATTTTTACCCTTCAAAGATTCTTGTTTGTTTATATAATATTTAAGCTATTAATAATTCATCCCTATAATCCCTATAATTTCAATACATGAATTTATCGGACCATTGAAAAATTTGTGTAAGATTCATCACAGCTTGTTTTTATATCTTAGAACAACACAGGAATCAGTACATTTACCGCAATGTGTGCAGCTTTCATTTATACATACATGACGATTCTCTATTGAAATCGCATTCATAGGACAGGCTTTGATACATATCCCACATCCTGTACACCTGTGAGCTTTCAATAACTGACGCGAGGTTTCTGCAAAAATTGAATCTGCTGAAGATTTGTCATCTGAGTTCACAACAACATTACCTGACGAGAATATCTTTATCGTTGAAGTTTTCCCCCGGACCATGAGAAGACCAAGCTCCTCTGAAAATACGTTTTCTCCCATTATGTTCATTACGTCCTGGGTTTTCTTCATGGAAAAACCACGGATAGATGCTTCAATAGTATAACCTCCTGCCTTGCATGGAGATATACCTGATGTGATGCTAATACTGAATTCTGATTCTGCTGTCGTTGCACAGGCAGATATACCCATTTCTTCACAGAGTTTGACCATCTTGGGGGGAAGTTCCTTCCACCTCCAGAGACCGTGTTCTATAAATGGATCTGACAGACCGTTCTTCTTTGCCCATTGCATAAGGAATCCTTCCCACTTTTCATGTAACTCGGGGTGTAAGTCCTTCAAACGCTGGTATTCTGCTGAAAGGGCTGCCGGGCAAAGATAACAGCCAACTCTTTCAAAACCTAAATCGTAAAGAGGATTATAGTCTAGTTTTCTCCAGTAAATGTAAAGCCAGACCTCTATCGCTTTCCAGTCCTTTATTGGGAAAATATTGAGCTGCCCGGGTACAAATGGATTGTTCTCACTAGTAGAGATGCGTGCCCTTGAGAACGACTCATACCTGCGTTTCCCGTCAACTGTTATACATGTAGGAGCTTTTGCCAGGCATTCTTCTATTGCTTCGTTTGCAGGTGCAAGTTTACATATCTTACAGCACCAGCGAAAATCCTTTGCAGGAGGACCGAATGCCTCTACGTTATCCCAAAAATCAGAAGATGCTTTCTTTTCTATTAGCTCAATGTTACTGTCTTTGCAGAAGTTACGGGCAAATTCCACTGTTTCAGGAAACTCGATACCAGTATTGAGGAAAAACGCATGGATTTCCCTGTCAACCTGATTCTTCAGTGCACTCACAGTAAGATCAAGCACAACAAGACTGTCCTTTCCACCACTGAATGAGACATTAACCGGGAGATCTTTGTACTCTTTCTGGTTTGCAATTCCCTTTATGGTATTCATTGCATTCCTGCCAAGATTGCGTATGTGAGGAACATTTGCAGCCACCACATCATCCATGGTTGGAACTTTTTGATTCAATGAGGCGTGTTGCGAGTCTACTTTTCTGACCCTTAGCACAGGGCCAGCAAAAGTTGGTGCTTTTTTTGCATCGCATAAAGCTACCCCAAACCCTGTAAGATTACCTGACTTTATCAGGACAATATCATTTACCCTGATATCATCAGACATGGATTCAACCATATCGTAACTGACCTTCTTACCATTAAGATGTCTGGAGTTCTTTTTCAGAATTACGGTTTTCTTTTCTGTGCTCTCAAGAAGTATGTGGGCACCTA
It encodes:
- a CDS encoding type IV pilin N-terminal domain-containing protein, which produces MSKANQFLNEDAVSPVIGVILMVAITVILAAVIAAFVFGMGPPEQAPQASIRASATEVTVGANDYSIVQLEHQGGDEVTLTTSATKFSVGGTGAIYGDVQDYFTAGDRLYIGTYGNGTYTVANTTAGTNAAANIGNSTETVDITIIDVGSQQMIADLSVRF
- a CDS encoding FlaD/FlaE family flagellar protein; this encodes MSELPWENKKIAEIMSSVEDEQSSVNASGEKKKSAPPIPDILANAFADIPMEEAKIEVSEENPSSTKAGALQTAFPSFGDLPDLSVLGSTPPNAPFSEEKEAPLEMPPFMNSPPNTDELDIVSPLDQSSGSSPVMEIPAKKRSPPPLFEPFINSDEPSGLSSPEIGESLPFVPESNQSQSFASQVQTPLFPKPDHFPSAGSVEFNPFESTPVNVPSADPFAPAGVPVESNPFESTSRDVPPGNLFSSAGGPVESNPFASSPGAVPPADPFASAGSPVASNPFEPTPGVFQSQNPFGDQVASDAGSFEKNTPSQKLPVKLPIDMGSFKKNLEGISGITRGFLKNLTKGKSLIERMEDMRGEVDIAESLRDTAESKPEITSSASPFDANPFESSENNVDSSPFSSPFAENEKVVEENAKVSVDPFIENKDDGTVSSIRQVTPIENPIMEMKEEYLLDSDDFGNDDSIGAFTMASFPDNMPKSDKRFILEHNQDSLSEETEPEVEACIENEVSDVSESMSVQEKTSSTSGMELSKKVFTKELKEIKSTTDKKFENLEGDLGGLKTSLNDMNLQFSSMHSEVEDFSNRISEITESVASAVNSSENILSQTNSRFDLVDGKVSQVETRISEFDSSIGMLNSDTASMKTNMSQIEENISELVGSYMALLAQLHESLQENESKFAILTELSSKIDSFGPRVELIEKMQEESRSTSKEFSRSISSMVDNLGKVSSEFQEFREESEQKNTAVLEKIDSLTEYMESELKKLGARSYKGFGQNVHLSNIVKNSSNMKLCMEWLEFLMELVGRNNLPDILSYYEELGWITEKVRMELLHYAEGIDFYMEKPDWKLTPDDHVKSIWFIESLAGMKVDKNRLSVIERDIEKVKKGSEIYGI
- the thiI gene encoding tRNA uracil 4-sulfurtransferase ThiI, with protein sequence MENIIIVRYGELALKSTGVRNWYEKTLVRNISAMLDHRGIPYSGITREWGRIFVKSDDVMAAKAAADVFGVVSTSFAQVTDATIKAAGILCAEIADGYISEGQSFAIRSRRTGNHSFSSRDIGMKCGDAVWQMLESKGFTPSVDLTNPDREIFVEMRQSKSYVFTETVEGVGGLPLGTQGKMISLVSGGIDSPVATWLMMKRGIEVIPVYCNNTPFNDDRAHNRTMDCLKALQEWCPGHPFKVYEVPHGANLQSFIDNCSKNKTCLLCKRTMYRIALKIMKKEDAAGIITGSSIGQVASQTTSNMYAELYGLCVPLYHPLIAFDKNEIIDIARKIGTYDISIREAGGCGAVPVHPEVKAAMDSMIVEEAKIPIENLVDASVENARISRIGNE
- a CDS encoding acylphosphatase; amino-acid sequence: MSDETNSENLSAATILVKLRSPKGDFHEYASKIASQRSLKGYSQDISDGLYKVVVEGEKSSIQALIGYMEMNKTFDKSDTVAVDDVIVSWSSYSSTYSDFSVKE
- a CDS encoding acylphosphatase codes for the protein MQDNLSNAEDISSAIIVVTGRVQGVYFRRFTVDNAQKLGLVGFARNLPDGRVEVFAEGKTTSIQKLIDFLHIGPALANVEDVSVEWSEPAGECTDFSIKR
- a CDS encoding threonine--tRNA ligase, with the translated sequence MQLLLIHSDYIEYEVKKSTPVAEKIEDSFKQGRLEEALTAFIAVEKVDEANVEGAISKAVEEIKSVATQVKAENIMVYPYAHLSSDLSSPKAGVAVLKGIEAALSDDYTVKRAPFGWYKAFKISCKGHPLSELSRSIVPDESTGAESSACGEVVKEEVVSEALKAESTAKSYWHVLTPDGGLHDAATFDFTGHDNLGKFVDYEISKKRAVEKAPPHVELMRRLELADYEPGSDSGNMRYYPKGRLMKSLLENYVLEETSKVGAMEVETPLMYDMNHPTLKKYLDRFPARQYSIESDKRQMFLRFAACFGQFLMNHDMTISYKNLPLKMVEMTRYSFRKEQRGELVGLRRLRAFTMPDMHSLCADMEGAIDQFGKQYNMCIAVLDKIGIKVDDFEVAIRFTRDFYNENKDFITQLAKTVDKPVLVEMWDTRFFYFVLKFEFNFVDALAKASALSTVQIDVENAERYDINYIDSDGSANRPVILHCSPSGAIERCIYGLLEKEAMKAEEGGVPMLPLWLSPTQVRVLPIADKHMDYAMQVADKLNCRVDIDDREDTVGKKIREAGREWIPYVVVVGDSEVESGTVNVTIRAESEPKKPMKVEMTLEELNARIAAETEGMPYKGLCLSKMLSQRPKFL
- a CDS encoding AI-2E family transporter codes for the protein MVNNEDGISRIIAAKWKIASFVVVLLLFLLFCYILFPLADGIVLGLVFAYIARPIFMKLRRFRRVGALIATLCIVVPVIFIIGSGMVEIFRQIVWVFENQSYVMNTSLDILRSIDIPARYSNDVQQMVWDLSTSILPLLGRIGLISYARNLMMFSINLFLAIFLCYFLLADGDGLYRAVYKVVPSRHEQDFECFALHLDVILQGIFVGNASAALIVSVLSLIVFYAFGLTHILALSALIFVASVIPMFAGYMVLLMLSVYRYMQQGLESAAVFFIVSSIVIYAPPELVLRPYLASIKSQIHPFLILLAFLGGGFVGGVAGFFLAPIVLGAVIAAYRVYVNDNTAICSQMNMSICKDDAESKGVNE
- a CDS encoding phosphoadenosine phosphosulfate reductase domain-containing protein, translating into MVSMKKGKSSSSSSGKSSRQSSSAGKSHMRSAGSLSSGYRKSSSHSQKQDRGASHSKNVQKYASNEKDYIFWCQKCNAPLIEKECSICGGDGTKIDLSQPADVRFCSTHEREVLHDALIAEFRADPLGDRIILLNKIPGDDKTDEVIVDAFVFGILRFDMQKLDYVFEPSVLGAHILLESTEKKTVILKKNSRHLNGKKVSYDMVESMSDDIRVNDIVLIKSGNLTGFGVALCDAKKAPTFAGPVLRVRKVDSQHASLNQKVPTMDDVVAANVPHIRNLGRNAMNTIKGIANQKEYKDLPVNVSFSGGKDSLVVLDLTVSALKNQVDREIHAFFLNTGIEFPETVEFARNFCKDSNIELIEKKASSDFWDNVEAFGPPAKDFRWCCKICKLAPANEAIEECLAKAPTCITVDGKRRYESFSRARISTSENNPFVPGQLNIFPIKDWKAIEVWLYIYWRKLDYNPLYDLGFERVGCYLCPAALSAEYQRLKDLHPELHEKWEGFLMQWAKKNGLSDPFIEHGLWRWKELPPKMVKLCEEMGISACATTAESEFSISITSGISPCKAGGYTIEASIRGFSMKKTQDVMNIMGENVFSEELGLLMVRGKTSTIKIFSSGNVVVNSDDKSSADSIFAETSRQLLKAHRCTGCGICIKACPMNAISIENRHVCINESCTHCGKCTDSCVVLRYKNKL